In Tripterygium wilfordii isolate XIE 37 chromosome 15, ASM1340144v1, whole genome shotgun sequence, one DNA window encodes the following:
- the LOC120016977 gene encoding protein PAT1 homolog 1-like isoform X2 — translation MPTSLFINADALFDASQYAFFGQDAVEEVDLGGLDDDGDDPVFGSINNDDYHLFDKDEDLGIGSLSDVDDLAATYAKLNSVVTGPRDPRVFGNRGSGSFSGESSSATDWVQDGELGSWLDQKMPCIGDALELNRWPSQPQPSSTHFSESKPLYRTSSYPQQPPQPPQLHHYTSEPVLISKSNFTSFPPPGGRSQQASPQHPNISSLSGGSGSPFSAPNFSPFSLSNSHLSGLHHGLDYGGNLPQYSSPELLFNSRAQNHWLNHSGLLHGDQSSLLHNILPQQLSRHNGVFSSQQQQQQRLHASLQPSLAHLAGVQSQLYQSHPAPTNRMTFGLVQFRSKYMTTDEIESILRVQHAATHSSDPYTEDYYHQARLAKKSAGSRIKHHFSPFHLKELPSQGRNSAEQHPRAQADVLGRIPLTSIRRPRPLLEVDHPPSGSGTGSSELGVSEKPLEQEPMLAARITIEHDLCLLLDIDDIDRFLQFSQQQDGGAQLRHRREMLLEELAASLQLVDQLGNSGHTVALGPKDDIVFLRIVSLSKGRKLINRFLQLLFPGSELTRIVCMGIFRHLRFLFGSLPSDLGAAETTNNLAETVSVCINGMDLCALNACLVAVVCTTEQPLLRPLGSPAGDGASVILKSLLDRATKLLSDPQAPGTCSLSNRSLWQASFDKFFDILAKYCVSKYETILQSVYAQNEPSAEAIGSELTSAISDEMPVDLLRSSLPHTNESQRKLLLDFAQRSMPISGFHTHSGTSDQINSESVRS, via the exons ATGCCCACATCTTTGTTTATCAATGCAGATGCACTCTTTGACGCATCACAGTATGCATTTTTTGGGCAAGATGCTGTGGAAGAAGTTGATTTGGGAGGTCTGGATGATGATGGGGATGATCCTGTGTTCGGATCTATCAATAATGATGATTAccatttgtttgataaagatgag GATTTGGGTATCGGATCATTATCTGATGTGGATGATCTAGCGGCTACATATGCAAAG TTAAACAGTGTTGTCACGGGGCCAAGAGATCCTAGAGTTTTTGGCAATAGAGGTTCTGGATCGTTTTCAGGAGAAA GTTCATCTGCCACTGATTGGGTTCAAGATGGAGAACTTGGAAGCTGGTTGGATCAGAAAATGCCTTGTATAGGAGATGCACTGGAGCTCAATAGATGGCCATCACAGCCGCAACCTTCCTCTACCCATTTCAGTGAATCGAAGCCTCTGTACAGAACTTCCTCGTATCCGCAGCAGCCACCGCAGCCACCCCAGCTGCATCATTACACAAGTGAACCGGTTCTCATATCGAAATCAAATTTCACATCTTTCCCTCCTCCTGGTGGCAGATCTCAGCAAGCTTCACCACAGCACCCGAATATTTCTTCCCTTTCTGGTGGATCAGGGTCACCCTTCTCTGCTCCAAACTTCTCTCCATTTTCCCTCTCTAACTCTCATCTGTCTGGTTTACATCATGGGTTGGACTATGGTGGAAATCTCCCCCAGTACAGCTCTCCTGAACTTCTGTTTAATAGCAGGGCACAAAACCATTGGCTTAACCACAGTGGCCTATTACATGGAGATCAGTCCAGCCTCTTACATAATATATTGCCACAGCAATTATCTCGCCATAATGGCGTATTTTCAtcgcagcagcagcaacaacagagACTGCATGCTTCACTTCAACCATCTTTGGCACATTTGGCAGGAGTGCAATCCCAACTTTATCAGTCCCATCCTGCACCAACAAATAGAATGACGTTTGGTTTGGTGCAATTCAGGTCCAAGTATATGACGACTGATGAGATAGAGAGTATTCTTAGAGTGCAGCATGCTGCCACTCATAGCAGTGACCCATATACCGAGGATTATTACCACCAAGCTCGTCTTGCTAAAAAATCTGCTGGGTCCAGGATAAAGCACCATTTCTCCCCATTTCACCTGAAGGAACTTCCCTCTCAGGGCCGTAACAGTGCAGAACAGCATCCTCGTGCACAGGCTGATGTACTTGGGAGGATTCCCTTGACTTCCATTCGCAGGCCTCGTCCCCTTCTTGAAGTTGACCATCCACCCTCTGGTTCTGGTACTGGAAGTTCTGAGCTAGGAGTCTCTGAGAAGCCTCTGGAACAGGAACCAATGCTTGCAGCTAGAATCACTATTGAACATGACCTTTGCCTACTTCTTGATATAGATGATATTGACAGGTTCTTGCAATTTAGCCAGCAACAAGATGGTGGGGCCCAGCTACGGCATCGGCGGGAGATGCTGCTGGAAGAGTTGGCTGCATCACTTCAGCTTGTTGATCAACTTGGCAACAGTGGCCACACTGTTGCCCTAGGCCCCAAGGATGACATTGTGTTTCTACGAATAGTCTCTCTCTCAAAGGGAAGAAAGCTTATCAATAGGTTTCTCCAGCTTCTCTTTCCTGGTAGTGAACTCACCCGAATTGTTTGTATGGGCATTTTCCGTcatttgagatttttgtttgGCAGTCTTCCTTCAGATTTGGGAGCAGCTGAGACTACTAATAATCTGGCCGAGACAGTTTCTGTTTGTATCAATGGCATGGATCTTTGTGCACTTAATGCTTGTCTAGTCGCAGTTGTTTGTACAACAGAGCAGCCGCTGTTGCGCCCCCTTGGAAGCCCTGCTGGGGATGGGGCCTCTGTTATTTTAAAGTCTCTACTTGATCGGGCGACTAAGTTGTTATCTGATCCTCAGGCTCCCGGCACCTGTAGCTTGTCAAATCGGTCCCTCTGGCAGGCAtcatttgacaaattttttgaTATCCTTGCTAAGTATTGTGTGAGTAAATATGAAACTATATTGCAATCAGTCTATGCTCAAAACGAGCCAAGTGCAGAGGCTATTGGTTCAGAATTAACGAGTGCAATAAGTGATGAAATGCCTGTTGATCTCCTGCGATCAAGTCTGCCACACACAAATGAAAGCCAGCGGAAGCTTCTATTAGATTTTGCTCAGAGATCCATGCCCATTAGTGGATTCCATACTCATTCTGGGACAAGTGACCAAATAAACTCTGAGTCAGTGAGAAGTTAA
- the LOC120016977 gene encoding protein PAT1 homolog 1-like isoform X1, whose product MERSDSKDFKDLTGGPSDALFDASQYAFFGQDAVEEVDLGGLDDDGDDPVFGSINNDDYHLFDKDEDLGIGSLSDVDDLAATYAKLNSVVTGPRDPRVFGNRGSGSFSGESSSATDWVQDGELGSWLDQKMPCIGDALELNRWPSQPQPSSTHFSESKPLYRTSSYPQQPPQPPQLHHYTSEPVLISKSNFTSFPPPGGRSQQASPQHPNISSLSGGSGSPFSAPNFSPFSLSNSHLSGLHHGLDYGGNLPQYSSPELLFNSRAQNHWLNHSGLLHGDQSSLLHNILPQQLSRHNGVFSSQQQQQQRLHASLQPSLAHLAGVQSQLYQSHPAPTNRMTFGLVQFRSKYMTTDEIESILRVQHAATHSSDPYTEDYYHQARLAKKSAGSRIKHHFSPFHLKELPSQGRNSAEQHPRAQADVLGRIPLTSIRRPRPLLEVDHPPSGSGTGSSELGVSEKPLEQEPMLAARITIEHDLCLLLDIDDIDRFLQFSQQQDGGAQLRHRREMLLEELAASLQLVDQLGNSGHTVALGPKDDIVFLRIVSLSKGRKLINRFLQLLFPGSELTRIVCMGIFRHLRFLFGSLPSDLGAAETTNNLAETVSVCINGMDLCALNACLVAVVCTTEQPLLRPLGSPAGDGASVILKSLLDRATKLLSDPQAPGTCSLSNRSLWQASFDKFFDILAKYCVSKYETILQSVYAQNEPSAEAIGSELTSAISDEMPVDLLRSSLPHTNESQRKLLLDFAQRSMPISGFHTHSGTSDQINSESVRS is encoded by the exons ATGGAGAGATCTGATAGCAAAGATTTCAAGGACCTCACTGGAGGTCCATCAG ATGCACTCTTTGACGCATCACAGTATGCATTTTTTGGGCAAGATGCTGTGGAAGAAGTTGATTTGGGAGGTCTGGATGATGATGGGGATGATCCTGTGTTCGGATCTATCAATAATGATGATTAccatttgtttgataaagatgag GATTTGGGTATCGGATCATTATCTGATGTGGATGATCTAGCGGCTACATATGCAAAG TTAAACAGTGTTGTCACGGGGCCAAGAGATCCTAGAGTTTTTGGCAATAGAGGTTCTGGATCGTTTTCAGGAGAAA GTTCATCTGCCACTGATTGGGTTCAAGATGGAGAACTTGGAAGCTGGTTGGATCAGAAAATGCCTTGTATAGGAGATGCACTGGAGCTCAATAGATGGCCATCACAGCCGCAACCTTCCTCTACCCATTTCAGTGAATCGAAGCCTCTGTACAGAACTTCCTCGTATCCGCAGCAGCCACCGCAGCCACCCCAGCTGCATCATTACACAAGTGAACCGGTTCTCATATCGAAATCAAATTTCACATCTTTCCCTCCTCCTGGTGGCAGATCTCAGCAAGCTTCACCACAGCACCCGAATATTTCTTCCCTTTCTGGTGGATCAGGGTCACCCTTCTCTGCTCCAAACTTCTCTCCATTTTCCCTCTCTAACTCTCATCTGTCTGGTTTACATCATGGGTTGGACTATGGTGGAAATCTCCCCCAGTACAGCTCTCCTGAACTTCTGTTTAATAGCAGGGCACAAAACCATTGGCTTAACCACAGTGGCCTATTACATGGAGATCAGTCCAGCCTCTTACATAATATATTGCCACAGCAATTATCTCGCCATAATGGCGTATTTTCAtcgcagcagcagcaacaacagagACTGCATGCTTCACTTCAACCATCTTTGGCACATTTGGCAGGAGTGCAATCCCAACTTTATCAGTCCCATCCTGCACCAACAAATAGAATGACGTTTGGTTTGGTGCAATTCAGGTCCAAGTATATGACGACTGATGAGATAGAGAGTATTCTTAGAGTGCAGCATGCTGCCACTCATAGCAGTGACCCATATACCGAGGATTATTACCACCAAGCTCGTCTTGCTAAAAAATCTGCTGGGTCCAGGATAAAGCACCATTTCTCCCCATTTCACCTGAAGGAACTTCCCTCTCAGGGCCGTAACAGTGCAGAACAGCATCCTCGTGCACAGGCTGATGTACTTGGGAGGATTCCCTTGACTTCCATTCGCAGGCCTCGTCCCCTTCTTGAAGTTGACCATCCACCCTCTGGTTCTGGTACTGGAAGTTCTGAGCTAGGAGTCTCTGAGAAGCCTCTGGAACAGGAACCAATGCTTGCAGCTAGAATCACTATTGAACATGACCTTTGCCTACTTCTTGATATAGATGATATTGACAGGTTCTTGCAATTTAGCCAGCAACAAGATGGTGGGGCCCAGCTACGGCATCGGCGGGAGATGCTGCTGGAAGAGTTGGCTGCATCACTTCAGCTTGTTGATCAACTTGGCAACAGTGGCCACACTGTTGCCCTAGGCCCCAAGGATGACATTGTGTTTCTACGAATAGTCTCTCTCTCAAAGGGAAGAAAGCTTATCAATAGGTTTCTCCAGCTTCTCTTTCCTGGTAGTGAACTCACCCGAATTGTTTGTATGGGCATTTTCCGTcatttgagatttttgtttgGCAGTCTTCCTTCAGATTTGGGAGCAGCTGAGACTACTAATAATCTGGCCGAGACAGTTTCTGTTTGTATCAATGGCATGGATCTTTGTGCACTTAATGCTTGTCTAGTCGCAGTTGTTTGTACAACAGAGCAGCCGCTGTTGCGCCCCCTTGGAAGCCCTGCTGGGGATGGGGCCTCTGTTATTTTAAAGTCTCTACTTGATCGGGCGACTAAGTTGTTATCTGATCCTCAGGCTCCCGGCACCTGTAGCTTGTCAAATCGGTCCCTCTGGCAGGCAtcatttgacaaattttttgaTATCCTTGCTAAGTATTGTGTGAGTAAATATGAAACTATATTGCAATCAGTCTATGCTCAAAACGAGCCAAGTGCAGAGGCTATTGGTTCAGAATTAACGAGTGCAATAAGTGATGAAATGCCTGTTGATCTCCTGCGATCAAGTCTGCCACACACAAATGAAAGCCAGCGGAAGCTTCTATTAGATTTTGCTCAGAGATCCATGCCCATTAGTGGATTCCATACTCATTCTGGGACAAGTGACCAAATAAACTCTGAGTCAGTGAGAAGTTAA
- the LOC120016976 gene encoding protein PAT1 homolog 1-like: protein MARSDSKVMTDVTESSSDALFDASQYAFFGKNTVEEVDLGGLDNDADDPVFGSVNDDEYHLFNKDEGVCIGSLADVDDLATTFAKLNRVVTGPRNPGVIGDRGSGSFSRESSTATDWAQDGEVVSWLDQQMPCLEDALELKRWSSQPQPSFAHFSESKPLYRTSSYPEQPPQLHRYSSEPVLALKSNFTSFPPPGSRSQQASPQHVNISSLSGVSGSPFSAPNFSPLSNSNPHLSGLHHGLDYGGNVPQYSSPGLLLNSRAQSHWLNNSGLLHGDQSSVLHNISQQQLSRNNALFSSHLFSLQQQQQQQQRLHASLQPSLAHLAAMQSQLYHSHSAPSQRMMVGLTDRVQKPKSSHRGRHRSSLHGSDISSQKSDSALVQFRSKYMMAEEIESILRMQHAATHSNDAYIDDYYHQARLAKKSAGSRIKHHFAPAHLKELPSRGRNSAEHNPHADALGRIPLTSIRRPRALLEVDPPPSGCGAGSSEQAISEKSLEQEPMLAARITIEDGLCLLLDIDDIDRFLQFSQHQDGGAHQRRRRQVLLEGLAASLQLVDPLGKSGHTVGLDPKDDIVFLRLVSLPKGRKLITRFLQLLFPGSELTRIVCMGIFRHLRFLFGGLPSDMGAAEKTNNLAKTVTACINGMDLRALGACLVAVVCSTEQPPLHPLGSPAGDGASVILKSLLDRATKLLSDPQAAGTFSLSNQALWQASFDEFFNILTKYCANKYETILQSVYADNQSSAEAIGSEVTSAISDEMPVDLLRSSLPHTNESQRKLLLDFAQRSMPVSGFNNHSGTSGRINSESVFKASV, encoded by the exons ATGCTCTCTTTGATGCTTCACAGTATGCGTTCTTTGGGAAAAATACTGTGGAAGAGGTTGATTTGGGAGGTCTGGATAATGATGCTGATGATCCTGTATTTGGATCCGTCAATGACGATGAGTACCATTTGTTCAATAAAGATGAG GGTGTTTGTATTGGATCATTAGCAGATGTGGATGATCTGGCAACTACATTTGCAAAG TTAAACAGAGTTGTCACGGGACCAAGAAATCCTGGAGTTATTGGAGATAGAGGTTCTGGATCTTTTTCAAGAGAAA GTTCAACTGCTACTGACTGGGCACAAGATGGAGAAGTTGTTAGCTGGTTGGATCAGCAAATGCCTTGCCTGGAAGATGCTCTGGAGCTCAAGAGATGGTCATCACAGCCACAACCTTCCTTTGCTCATTTCAGTGAATCGAAGCCCCTGTACAGAACTTCCTCATATCCAGAGCAGCCACCACAGCTGCATCGCTATTCAAGTGAACCAGTTCTGgcattgaaatcaaattttacaTCTTTCCCTCCTCCTGGTAGCAGATCCCAGCAAGCTTCACCGCAGCACGTGAATATTTCTTCCCTTTCCGGAGTATCAGGGTCACCCTTCTCTGCTCCAAACTTCTCCCCATTATCCAACTCTAACCCTCATCTTTCTGGTTTACATCATGGGTTGGACTATGGTGGAAATGTTCCCCAGTACAGCTCTCCTGGACTTTTGTTAAACAGCAGAGCACAAAGCCATTGGCTTAACAACAGTGGCCTATTACATGGAGATCAGTCCAGCGTCTTGCATAATATATCGCAACAGCAATTGTCTCGCAATAATGCCCTATTTTCATCTCATCTATTTTCATtgcagcaacagcaacagcaacagcagaGACTGCATGCTTCACTTCAACCATCTTTGGCACATTTGGCAGCAATGCAATCCCAACTATATCATTCTCATTCTGCCCCATCACAAAGAATGATGGTTGGTTTGACTGACCGGGTTCAAAAACCGAAATCATCTCATCGAGGGAGACATCGGTCTTCTCTTCATGGCTCTGATATTAGTAGTCAGAAGAGTGATAGTGCATTGGTGCAATTCAGGTCCAAGTATATGATGGCCGAAGAGATTGAGAGCATTCTTAGAATGCAGCATGCTGCTACTCATAGCAATGACGCATATATTGATGATTATTACCACCAAGCTCGCCTTGCTAAAAAATCTGCCGGGTCCAGGATAAAGCACCATTTCGCCCCAGCCCACCTGAAGGAACTGCCCTCTCGGGGCCGCAACAGTGCTGAACATAATCCTCATGCTGATGCACTTGGGAGGATTCCCTTGACTTCCATTCGCAGGCCTCGTGCTCTTCTTGAAGTTGACCCTCCTCCCTCAGGTTGTGGTGCTGGAAGTTCTGAGCAAGCAATCTCTGAAAAGTCCTTGGAACAGGAACCAATGCTTGCAGCTAGAATTACTATTGAAGATGGCCTTTGCCTACTTCTCGATATAGATGACATTGACCGGTTCTTGCAATTTAGCCAGCATCAAGATGGTGGGGCCCATCAACGGCGTCGACGGCAGGTGCTGCTGGAAGGGTTGGCAGCATCACTTCAGCTTGTTGATCCACTTGGCAAAAGTGGCCACACTGTTGGCCTGGACCCCAAGGATGATATTGTGTTCTTGCGATTAGTCTCTCTCCCAAAGGGAAGAAAGCTCATTACCAGGTTTCTGCAGCTTCTCTTTCCTGGTAGTGAACTCACCCGAATTGTTTGTATGGGCATTTTCCGTCACTTAAGATTTTTGTTTGGTGGTCTTCCTTCGGATATGGGAGCAGCTGAGAAGACTAATAATTTGGCAAAGACAGTTACTGCATGTATTAATGGCATGGATCTTCGTGCACTTGGTGCTTGTCTTGTCGCAGTTGTTTGTTCAACAGAGCAGCCGCCGTTGCACCCTCTTGGAAGCCCTGCCGGGGATGGGGCCTCTGTTATTTTGAAGTCTCTACTTGACCGGGCGACTAAGCTGTTATCTGATCCTCAGGCTGCCGGCACCTTTAGCTTGTCCAATCAGGCCCTCTGGCAGGCATCATTTGACGAATTTTTTAATATCCTTACTAAGTATTGTGCGAATAAATATGAAACTATTTTGCAATCAGTCTATGCTGACAACCAGTCAAGTGCAGAGGCTATTGGTTCAGAAGTAACTAGTGCAATAAGTGATGAAATGCCTGTGGATCTTCTGCGATCAAGTCTGCCGCACACAAATGAAAGCCAGCGGAAGCTTCTATTAGATTTTGCTCAGAGATCCATGCCTGTTAGCGGATTCAACAATCATTCTGGGACAAGTGGCCGGATAAACTCTGAATCAGTTTTTAAGGCCTCGGTTTAA